Proteins encoded within one genomic window of Patescibacteria group bacterium:
- a CDS encoding thioesterase family protein, with translation MNLFEIRETVTESLATSNGWMAHSSYAILMGKARELMAVELWPGFKENAALMISRQKNTDNGFTLLTHKAVYRMIKPFFVDDEVIVSLNVSSVNHLSFTLFAEFINSVNQEVCATGTMSIVYASLDGRPRRLPEDIREILLSVCVPTEKKDLFETTKEVNGDHNVVFELKETITFHLTNAEGTLTHTQYPVLLSKAAEMMFVKKWSDFRQDAKRFGEGRTDFGISTLFARRTSYVYKKPFYFADEVLVKIRVVDSNSSTITIFVEFTNHTTGDVHADGVMEIVYANSNGELAEIPSALILAIS, from the coding sequence ATGAACCTTTTTGAGATAAGGGAGACGGTGACGGAAAGTCTGGCCACGTCTAATGGCTGGATGGCCCATTCTTCTTACGCCATATTAATGGGTAAGGCAAGGGAGCTTATGGCTGTTGAACTTTGGCCGGGATTTAAGGAAAACGCAGCTCTTATGATATCAAGACAAAAAAATACAGATAATGGTTTTACTTTGTTGACTCATAAGGCGGTTTACAGGATGATAAAGCCGTTTTTTGTAGACGACGAGGTAATTGTTAGTTTAAATGTGTCATCGGTCAATCATTTGTCGTTCACTCTTTTTGCGGAATTCATTAATTCTGTTAATCAAGAAGTTTGTGCGACTGGAACCATGAGTATTGTTTATGCCAGTTTGGACGGTCGACCACGGAGGTTGCCAGAGGATATTCGTGAGATTCTACTTTCCGTTTGTGTGCCTACTGAGAAAAAAGATCTTTTTGAGACAACTAAAGAAGTTAATGGCGATCATAATGTTGTCTTTGAACTCAAAGAAACAATAACCTTTCATCTCACAAACGCCGAAGGAACGCTTACTCACACCCAATATCCCGTATTATTAAGTAAGGCGGCGGAAATGATGTTCGTGAAAAAATGGTCAGATTTTCGTCAAGATGCCAAACGTTTTGGGGAAGGTAGGACTGATTTTGGTATATCGACTTTGTTTGCAAGGAGGACTTCTTATGTCTATAAGAAACCGTTTTATTTTGCAGACGAAGTATTGGTGAAAATTAGAGTGGTCGATAGTAATAGTTCGACCATAACTATTTTTGTCGAATTCACCAACCACACCACGGGAGATGTTCATGCCGATGGCGTTATGGAGATAGTTTATGCTAATTCTAATGGAGAATTAGCAGAAATTCCTTCCGCGTTGATTCTGGCAATATCATAA
- a CDS encoding methyltransferase domain-containing protein: MEEVSGGKQFIKSEKVLQEIGVKPGDRIADMGCGALGYFTFAAAKVVGKNGLIYAIDVRQIVLEGIRNRARIDGLTNIETIWANLEIIKSTGIADVSVDLSFLFNVLFQNKKREEILTEAIRILRPGGRLAVIDWLGEKNPFGPQVDALVNKQGILQFCKKFSLTLEKEFNPSSYHFGLLFIKNK; the protein is encoded by the coding sequence ATGGAAGAAGTTAGTGGCGGTAAACAATTTATTAAATCAGAAAAGGTGTTGCAAGAAATAGGGGTAAAACCCGGTGATCGTATCGCTGATATGGGTTGTGGCGCTCTGGGTTATTTTACTTTTGCCGCGGCAAAAGTAGTGGGTAAAAACGGTTTGATTTATGCGATAGACGTGAGACAAATCGTTTTGGAAGGTATTCGTAATCGTGCTCGGATTGATGGTTTGACAAATATCGAAACGATTTGGGCTAACCTGGAAATCATCAAATCAACCGGCATTGCCGATGTCAGTGTCGATTTATCTTTTTTATTTAATGTTTTATTTCAAAATAAAAAACGCGAAGAAATTTTAACCGAAGCAATTCGTATTCTGCGACCCGGAGGGCGTTTAGCGGTAATTGATTGGTTGGGAGAAAAAAACCCTTTTGGTCCGCAAGTAGATGCTTTGGTTAATAAGCAAGGTATTTTACAGTTTTGTAAAAAATTTAGTCTAACGTTGGAAAAAGAATTTAATCCAAGCAGTTATCATTTTGGTTTGTTGTTTATAAAAAATAAATAA
- the cysS gene encoding cysteine--tRNA ligase — translation MSEISFYNTLGRRIEKFKPLEKDSVKIYSCGPTVYNYVHLGNIRAYVFVDLLKRYLRYRGYKVEHVMNITDVDDKTIRDSQKSGKTLKEFTDFYLQAFIDDLQVMNILLPDVMPKATDHMSEIVDLVEKLTKNGYTYRSGDSVYYKISQFKNYGELAQLDKQILKSNASGRLNDKDEYEKEQVNDFVLWKAWQPEDGEVYWQTRIGKGRPGWHIECSAMSMKNLGESFDIHCGGVDLIFPHHTNEIAQSEAATGKKFVNYWLHNAHLTVDGQKMAKSLGNFYTLKDLKEKGYDPLLLRFILLKTHYRQTLNFSFSDFDEAKSIVEKFINLLTILDTIKDGGNNDGGVKKELKKIIGSCDEKFIAAMDDDLNVSLALAAVYEFINEVNKIINQMTVGDAELAKDFIDKLDSVLGFVNSFYSKHVFLLSQKINNPQLHEILIKREEARAQKDYAAADELRKEALDLGFIIEDTSDGYRIKIK, via the coding sequence ATGAGCGAAATATCGTTTTATAATACCCTTGGCAGAAGAATTGAAAAGTTCAAACCATTGGAAAAGGATAGTGTCAAAATATATAGCTGCGGTCCGACCGTTTATAACTATGTCCATTTGGGCAATATTCGCGCTTATGTTTTTGTTGATTTACTGAAAAGATATTTGCGTTATCGCGGGTATAAAGTTGAACATGTCATGAATATTACCGATGTTGATGACAAAACAATTCGTGACAGTCAGAAAAGCGGTAAAACGTTAAAAGAGTTTACCGATTTTTATCTACAAGCCTTTATTGATGATTTACAAGTGATGAATATTTTGTTGCCAGATGTTATGCCAAAAGCAACGGATCATATGTCGGAAATCGTTGATTTGGTGGAAAAATTAACAAAAAATGGTTACACTTATCGTTCCGGCGATTCTGTTTATTACAAAATTTCTCAATTCAAAAATTATGGTGAGCTAGCGCAGCTAGACAAGCAAATTCTTAAAAGTAACGCCTCTGGTCGGTTAAATGACAAAGATGAATATGAAAAAGAGCAGGTCAATGATTTTGTTTTGTGGAAAGCCTGGCAGCCGGAAGATGGAGAGGTTTATTGGCAGACGCGTATCGGTAAAGGACGACCGGGCTGGCATATCGAATGTTCAGCAATGTCAATGAAAAATTTAGGTGAAAGTTTTGATATTCACTGCGGTGGTGTTGATTTAATTTTCCCACATCATACCAATGAGATTGCTCAATCAGAGGCGGCAACCGGTAAAAAATTTGTTAATTATTGGTTGCATAATGCCCATTTGACCGTTGATGGTCAAAAAATGGCGAAATCATTAGGTAACTTTTATACCCTAAAAGATTTAAAAGAAAAAGGGTATGATCCATTGCTTTTGCGGTTTATTTTGCTCAAAACCCATTATCGTCAAACATTAAATTTTAGTTTTTCCGATTTTGACGAGGCAAAAAGCATTGTCGAAAAATTTATTAATCTTTTAACTATTTTGGATACAATTAAAGATGGTGGTAATAATGATGGCGGGGTAAAAAAAGAACTGAAAAAAATAATTGGTAGTTGCGACGAAAAATTTATTGCGGCTATGGATGACGATCTTAACGTCAGCTTGGCACTTGCCGCGGTTTATGAATTTATCAACGAGGTCAATAAAATTATTAATCAGATGACGGTAGGTGATGCTGAACTGGCGAAAGATTTTATCGACAAGCTCGACAGCGTGTTAGGCTTTGTTAATTCTTTTTATAGCAAGCATGTTTTTTTGCTCAGTCAAAAAATAAACAATCCGCAGTTGCATGAAATTTTGATAAAAAGAGAAGAGGCGCGAGCGCAAAAAGATTATGCTGCGGCAGACGAGCTGAGAAAAGAAGCTCTCGATCTTGGATTTATTATCGAAGATACTAGCGACGGTTATAGAATAAAAATAAAATAA
- a CDS encoding ATP-binding protein gives MDFINISLFVSLSIYAILFLLVFLKKERNASHYIYAWLIATLFFWTAAMIVYRFVSLDQSLFWCRILYIAASFIPSAFVYFVYIFPQKDKPSRHFVWLLSSLNVVIIILSIIPGVIIEKVISGTTEKEIIWGSFYFIYVIYIAGLFCLGLSLLYKKIKKQTGVIKRQSQYIFYGSLLSSLVAMFTNLLMLWWGDFRFNWFGQDASLILAIATAYAILKYRFLDIKIFIRKWVFYLFLAAVIMGVYTFSSYILKFLDTSSAVIQYGAVGAATVLISVFLFPRIERFFNKNKLFFKDQYDHSDALRDASSAISSTIDFGSLTTRIFTVFKKIFQIDQMAFILYGSNGDGEKIIGLKSFGFIFDVDGVVKKSQEKIFGFFARNKELVLLQELPQRIIESPLNSDEHAALIKVMEFLRGVQAEVVAPICYKNKLTAILALGGKEKKEIYSSQDIQFLETLVHQLAVALENIRSYQKIKNYSADLRREVESATKELKELNQRQSRFLADIAHELQSPVAILKGNISLMDSEGCTPQSISSSAQSADRLSRLINNLLFLARSDFGKLKIEKENFEFGRLINEVYAATQIFSEQKNVNYILQNIKDTEFFADREKLKSVFLNILSNAFKHVNEGGTVSVIVKKRLNKIRVTIFNSGPGISDADLPHIFERFYRREDGGDKGKSGTGLGLSIAKTIVDEHGGRIWAKNSSNDGVIFGVEL, from the coding sequence ATGGATTTTATAAACATTTCATTGTTTGTTTCCCTAAGTATCTACGCCATACTTTTTTTGCTTGTTTTTTTAAAAAAAGAAAGGAACGCCAGCCACTATATTTATGCTTGGCTTATAGCTACCTTGTTTTTTTGGACAGCAGCGATGATCGTTTACCGCTTTGTCTCTTTAGATCAAAGTTTATTTTGGTGTCGCATTTTATATATAGCCGCTTCTTTTATTCCCAGTGCTTTTGTATATTTTGTTTATATTTTTCCACAAAAAGATAAACCATCTCGACATTTTGTTTGGTTGCTCTCTAGTTTAAACGTCGTTATTATAATTTTGAGTATTATCCCGGGAGTGATTATTGAAAAAGTTATATCCGGGACTACAGAAAAAGAAATTATCTGGGGTTCTTTTTATTTTATTTATGTTATTTATATAGCGGGGTTGTTTTGTTTGGGATTGTCGTTACTTTATAAAAAAATAAAAAAACAAACCGGAGTGATAAAAAGACAATCGCAATATATTTTTTATGGATCGCTTTTATCTTCTTTGGTCGCCATGTTTACTAATCTATTAATGCTTTGGTGGGGTGATTTTAGATTTAACTGGTTTGGACAAGATGCTTCTTTAATATTAGCAATAGCCACTGCTTATGCGATATTGAAATACCGTTTTTTGGACATTAAAATATTTATCCGCAAATGGGTTTTTTATTTGTTTTTGGCCGCAGTAATAATGGGTGTTTATACTTTCTCATCGTATATTTTGAAATTTTTGGACACCTCTAGTGCGGTTATTCAATACGGTGCTGTGGGAGCCGCCACTGTTTTGATCAGCGTTTTTCTTTTTCCTCGTATTGAAAGATTCTTTAATAAAAATAAATTATTTTTTAAAGATCAATACGATCATTCTGACGCTTTGCGGGATGCTAGTAGCGCTATCAGTTCGACCATAGATTTTGGCAGTTTGACTACCAGAATTTTTACAGTTTTCAAAAAGATATTTCAAATCGATCAGATGGCTTTTATTCTTTATGGCAGTAACGGTGACGGAGAAAAAATTATCGGTTTAAAGTCTTTTGGTTTTATTTTTGATGTTGATGGGGTAGTGAAAAAATCCCAGGAAAAGATTTTTGGATTTTTCGCTAGAAATAAAGAGTTAGTTTTGTTGCAGGAGCTGCCGCAAAGAATCATCGAGTCGCCGCTTAATAGTGACGAACACGCCGCTTTGATCAAAGTAATGGAATTTTTGCGAGGAGTGCAGGCAGAGGTGGTCGCGCCGATTTGTTATAAAAATAAATTAACGGCCATTTTAGCTCTGGGTGGTAAAGAAAAAAAAGAAATATATAGCAGCCAGGACATTCAATTTTTAGAAACTTTGGTGCATCAGCTGGCAGTGGCGCTGGAAAATATCCGTTCTTACCAGAAAATAAAAAATTACTCGGCTGATTTGCGTCGCGAAGTTGAAAGCGCAACTAAAGAACTGAAAGAGTTAAATCAACGTCAGTCGCGTTTTTTAGCTGACATTGCTCATGAATTACAATCGCCAGTCGCAATATTAAAAGGTAATATTAGTTTAATGGACTCCGAGGGATGTACTCCTCAATCAATAAGCAGCTCTGCTCAATCAGCCGATCGTTTGTCTCGACTGATTAACAATCTTTTATTTTTAGCGCGATCTGATTTTGGTAAGCTAAAAATAGAAAAAGAAAATTTTGAGTTTGGTCGGTTGATAAACGAAGTTTACGCAGCGACACAAATTTTTTCTGAACAAAAAAATGTTAATTATATTTTACAAAATATTAAAGACACGGAATTTTTTGCCGATAGGGAAAAGCTCAAAAGCGTTTTTCTTAATATTTTAAGCAACGCCTTCAAGCATGTTAACGAAGGCGGCACGGTATCTGTTATTGTGAAGAAACGTCTTAACAAAATAAGGGTAACGATTTTTAATTCCGGGCCAGGAATTTCAGACGCCGACTTACCGCATATTTTTGAACGCTTTTATCGTCGAGAAGACGGGGGGGATAAGGGAAAAAGCGGTACTGGTCTCGGGCTTTCTATCGCCAAGACGATAGTTGATGAGCATGGTGGAAGGATTTGGGCAAAAAACAGCAGCAATGATGGTGTAATATTTGGTGTTGAATTATAA
- a CDS encoding ATP-binding protein gives MTALSPYSIPPLFSSICFILLGIFVFLKNNKSKINISFLFLCFVTFWWQFSWFVLFNFNTASYSTDIVNFIVKIGYSGIVLIPVIFFHFFVFLLKSNKRVDKFLLYFSYLITIAFEAAIWFTDFFVKGFYIYHWGFYPKAGFFHIVYLFFLATLASRVFYFSLLYLRDKKTIGSYGYYQIKYVLLALLFYVLSASDFIVNYGYGFYPVGFIFILAFLIIFAYAIVRYRLMDIRLVVRKSTIFTALVVFLACIYSSLAFLFSRLFENAFGTQSRLVISLIVSIFVVVGFQPLKLFVQNVTKRFLFKEEYDPQSVVAELADVLASSLELKHLFSSVNSIIDKTLHPISAATSLLDKKKGGYILAYKSGFSPEVAKKLNFDAKDPLVAYFKVDKNVIVLQELRRKVETGYLAETDKIKKLISTLEATASEVFLPLISKENIIGITFLGAKKSGDVYTAEDIRLLEIGASQAAVAIENSLMYEAAKNFNVTLTKEVEKATRELRLANTRLKKLDETKSEFISIASHQLRTPLTVIKGYISMMLEGSFGQLTDQAVESLHKVYESNQRLINLVEDLLNISRIESGRIQYNMADYGLDDLAASVVDELANNAKNKKLYLKLDKPDKPLPKVKMDTDKLRQVLMNMVDNAIKYTTKGGIRVSVYQEGRNLVLKVIDTGMGIDPVDLPNLFQKFSRGQGMSKVHTEGVGLGLYVAKQMLEAHGGKIWAESKGKDLGSAFCITIPIKKS, from the coding sequence ATGACCGCATTATCTCCGTATTCGATACCTCCACTTTTTAGCTCAATTTGCTTTATATTGTTGGGCATTTTTGTATTTTTAAAAAATAATAAATCTAAAATAAATATATCTTTTCTTTTTTTATGTTTCGTCACTTTTTGGTGGCAGTTTAGTTGGTTTGTTTTGTTCAATTTTAATACAGCGTCATACTCTACTGATATAGTAAATTTTATTGTTAAAATTGGTTATAGCGGGATAGTATTAATACCAGTAATATTTTTTCATTTTTTTGTTTTTCTTTTAAAAAGCAATAAAAGAGTGGATAAATTCTTATTATATTTTTCTTATTTGATAACCATAGCCTTTGAAGCAGCCATTTGGTTTACAGATTTTTTTGTCAAAGGTTTCTATATTTATCATTGGGGTTTTTATCCAAAGGCAGGTTTCTTTCACATAGTTTATTTGTTTTTTCTTGCTACTTTAGCTAGTAGGGTTTTTTATTTTTCCTTGTTGTATTTGAGGGATAAAAAAACAATTGGATCCTATGGTTATTATCAAATAAAGTATGTTCTCCTAGCTTTATTATTTTATGTTTTGTCGGCATCTGATTTTATAGTTAATTATGGTTATGGTTTTTATCCAGTGGGCTTTATTTTTATTTTAGCCTTTTTGATAATATTTGCTTACGCAATAGTAAGATATCGTTTAATGGACATAAGACTAGTGGTGAGAAAATCAACCATTTTTACAGCCTTGGTTGTTTTTTTGGCTTGCATCTATTCATCTTTAGCCTTTTTGTTTAGTAGACTTTTTGAAAATGCTTTTGGCACACAGTCACGGCTAGTAATTTCTCTGATTGTTTCGATTTTTGTGGTTGTTGGTTTTCAGCCATTAAAGCTATTTGTCCAGAATGTAACAAAGAGGTTTCTTTTTAAGGAAGAATATGATCCACAGTCGGTAGTGGCCGAATTAGCCGATGTTTTGGCTAGCTCTTTGGAGCTAAAACATTTATTTAGCTCGGTGAATAGTATAATTGATAAAACTTTACACCCAATTAGTGCGGCTACATCCTTACTTGATAAAAAAAAGGGTGGTTATATCCTAGCATATAAGAGTGGTTTTTCTCCCGAAGTAGCAAAAAAGTTGAATTTTGACGCAAAAGATCCTTTGGTTGCCTATTTTAAGGTTGATAAAAACGTTATTGTTTTGCAGGAGTTGAGGCGTAAGGTGGAAACAGGGTATTTGGCGGAAACTGACAAAATAAAAAAGTTGATCAGTACGCTGGAAGCTACGGCTAGCGAGGTATTTTTACCGTTGATTTCCAAGGAAAACATAATCGGTATAACTTTTTTGGGTGCCAAAAAATCCGGTGACGTTTATACAGCTGAAGACATTCGTCTTTTGGAAATTGGCGCGTCTCAAGCTGCCGTGGCGATTGAAAATTCTTTGATGTATGAAGCGGCAAAAAACTTTAATGTCACACTTACTAAAGAAGTGGAAAAAGCAACCAGAGAATTGCGTTTAGCAAATACAAGGTTAAAAAAACTCGACGAAACCAAATCCGAATTTATCTCTATTGCTTCGCACCAACTGCGTACACCACTGACCGTGATTAAGGGCTATATCTCGATGATGCTGGAGGGTTCTTTCGGTCAGTTGACTGATCAGGCAGTGGAGTCGTTGCATAAAGTGTATGAAAGCAATCAACGTTTGATAAATCTGGTCGAAGACCTGCTCAATATTTCTCGTATTGAGTCCGGCAGAATACAATATAATATGGCTGACTATGGTCTGGACGATCTGGCGGCATCGGTAGTGGATGAACTTGCCAACAACGCCAAGAATAAAAAACTTTATCTCAAGCTGGATAAACCGGATAAACCGCTACCCAAAGTAAAAATGGATACAGATAAATTGCGACAGGTGCTGATGAATATGGTGGACAACGCAATCAAATATACAACCAAAGGCGGAATACGTGTCAGTGTTTATCAGGAAGGAAGAAATTTGGTGCTAAAAGTAATTGACACCGGCATGGGTATTGATCCGGTGGATTTGCCAAATCTTTTCCAGAAGTTTTCTCGCGGGCAGGGCATGTCTAAAGTGCACACTGAAGGTGTAGGTCTGGGTCTTTATGTCGCCAAACAAATGCTTGAAGCGCATGGCGGTAAGATTTGGGCGGAAAGTAAGGGCAAGGATCTTGGCAGTGCTTTTTGCATAACTATACCAATAAAAAAAAGCTAG
- a CDS encoding YraN family protein gives MNKKFMVDRALRASRHKLIVGRWGEGIACDFLFRRGYLMVERNFHSRNGEIDIVARKDDIFYFIEVKTRTTEKFGQPEEAFDWRKQKKIEETIGDYIFFRSLDIEEWRVGLISILVSGKDRVKIRFFCK, from the coding sequence ATGAATAAGAAGTTCATGGTCGACCGCGCGCTGCGTGCCTCGCGCCATAAGCTAATCGTCGGTCGTTGGGGGGAGGGAATTGCTTGTGATTTTCTGTTTCGTCGCGGTTATCTTATGGTCGAGCGCAATTTTCATTCCCGCAACGGCGAGATAGATATTGTTGCGCGTAAAGACGACATTTTTTATTTTATTGAAGTAAAAACCAGAACCACGGAAAAGTTTGGCCAGCCCGAAGAAGCTTTTGATTGGCGCAAGCAAAAAAAGATAGAAGAAACCATCGGTGACTACATTTTTTTTCGAAGTCTTGATATTGAAGAATGGCGGGTGGGACTGATCAGTATATTAGTTAGCGGTAAAGATAGAGTAAAAATAAGGTTTTTTTGTAAATAA
- a CDS encoding CHAP domain-containing protein, translating to MKKVIMVTLLVVSLLWLCSASFAGDSDCCTYHSPNNPFMCTTHTALGHQGDHGNCTWWAAYKRPEVVGKCTGNAIDWLAQARSHNIPTGNIPAVGSIAVFNSVVGGVNYGHVAYVERVYSDDQFQVSEMGYNSWNCVKTREVNRGSYGGLLGFIFPSPVGYTASGWDGTVSPFIESAYYREGGYSSLGTPRDNGGTAYVHEWFGVYLQDFYKEIAPRYGEGDTALIFNFEARDAYLVKEGFWGAYKWLNYQPQYQGRLGAPLNNEYSNDGLFVQEFDGGTLTWDSGYPDIINFYFNDGLDGEIDVISNRIQIASIPTSDDQYSGGGRPILPCDYPMDVLLYDPYFESYYLDLLLNGSFDLCESYNWGSASCDGRAGAGMICASGDDTLGDDNCVFYLNVKEPLRVDKSPYYAQAFYGVQFTLQTTVNKNYLLVGAMRSGRTESTRNVGVALADKFSLNFNDSCRTYLVEPRSNENQLSITNQWLEYSTYLFATKTASDTTIRFSSGQKIGEVYFDDVSLEELSSLRLPKTSVWFFYDGAKAYAKVIYGQGSSIPGFYGVPPSPQKLVVFIDGYGIYDTQNIDLNNGNLIRLPVDSRYKKAAFYLVNANNSQNWFNAWAWQINGAVNENGWLNFSQIIPSNNLSVPKITFTSTQVKVTYNVGSTGNIEGIFDPIDPSRAIQIFFFVDGRGVYDRQDFNLSAGNTFNLPSTFSQGTFYILDRVNVQHWFDISKWQVQGGSANGGWFKWK from the coding sequence ATGAAAAAGGTGATAATGGTGACGCTTTTGGTTGTAAGTTTGTTGTGGCTTTGTTCGGCATCTTTTGCTGGAGACAGCGATTGTTGCACATATCATTCGCCGAACAATCCTTTCATGTGTACCACTCATACTGCTCTTGGGCATCAAGGTGATCATGGTAATTGTACTTGGTGGGCTGCCTACAAGAGGCCTGAAGTTGTTGGCAAATGTACTGGAAATGCTATTGATTGGTTGGCGCAAGCCAGAAGTCATAATATTCCTACGGGGAATATCCCAGCTGTTGGCAGTATAGCTGTCTTTAATAGCGTGGTTGGTGGTGTTAACTATGGTCACGTCGCATACGTGGAACGGGTTTATAGTGATGACCAATTTCAGGTCTCAGAAATGGGTTACAATTCTTGGAACTGCGTAAAAACAAGAGAAGTTAATCGCGGCTCTTATGGTGGTCTCTTGGGGTTCATTTTCCCTTCACCGGTCGGTTACACCGCCTCCGGTTGGGACGGAACCGTCTCTCCATTCATTGAGTCGGCTTACTATCGTGAAGGTGGTTACTCCTCTCTTGGTACTCCAAGAGACAACGGTGGTACGGCTTACGTCCACGAATGGTTCGGTGTGTATCTCCAAGATTTCTACAAGGAAATCGCCCCTCGTTATGGCGAGGGTGATACGGCGTTGATTTTCAACTTCGAAGCTCGGGACGCCTATTTGGTCAAAGAAGGTTTTTGGGGTGCGTACAAGTGGCTTAACTATCAGCCGCAGTATCAAGGAAGACTCGGTGCGCCGTTGAACAATGAATATTCGAACGACGGTTTGTTTGTTCAGGAATTTGATGGCGGTACGTTGACTTGGGATAGCGGATATCCGGATATCATCAATTTTTATTTCAACGATGGGTTGGATGGCGAGATTGACGTTATCTCTAACCGAATCCAGATCGCGTCGATTCCTACTTCTGACGATCAATATTCCGGCGGTGGTCGCCCTATCCTACCGTGCGACTACCCTATGGATGTATTGTTGTATGATCCATATTTTGAATCATACTACCTCGACTTGCTACTCAACGGTAGTTTTGATCTGTGCGAGTCATACAACTGGGGCAGCGCCTCATGCGATGGCCGCGCTGGCGCCGGTATGATTTGTGCCAGCGGTGACGACACTTTGGGTGATGACAACTGTGTCTTTTACCTCAATGTCAAAGAACCGCTTCGTGTGGACAAGTCTCCTTACTACGCCCAAGCTTTTTATGGCGTGCAATTCACTCTGCAAACCACCGTTAACAAAAACTACTTGCTCGTCGGGGCTATGCGGTCGGGCAGAACGGAAAGTACGCGTAACGTCGGCGTCGCTCTGGCAGACAAGTTCTCGCTCAACTTCAATGATTCTTGCCGTACCTATCTGGTTGAACCGCGTTCCAACGAAAACCAACTGAGTATTACCAATCAATGGTTGGAATACTCTACCTATCTTTTTGCCACCAAGACCGCCAGTGATACCACTATACGGTTTTCCTCTGGTCAAAAAATAGGTGAAGTTTACTTCGACGATGTTTCTCTCGAAGAATTGTCTTCGCTCCGTCTGCCGAAGACTTCGGTGTGGTTTTTCTATGATGGTGCCAAGGCCTATGCCAAAGTCATTTATGGTCAAGGTTCCAGTATCCCCGGCTTTTACGGCGTTCCTCCCAGTCCTCAAAAGCTCGTTGTATTTATCGATGGCTACGGTATTTACGATACCCAAAACATCGATTTAAACAACGGTAACCTGATTCGTTTGCCGGTAGACAGCCGTTACAAAAAAGCTGCTTTCTACCTGGTTAACGCCAATAACAGTCAGAACTGGTTTAACGCCTGGGCTTGGCAGATTAACGGCGCCGTCAATGAAAATGGTTGGTTGAATTTTTCCCAGATTATCCCGTCTAACAACTTGAGCGTACCCAAAATTACTTTCACTTCCACGCAAGTGAAAGTAACTTACAACGTCGGTTCCACGGGAAATATCGAAGGAATCTTTGATCCTATTGACCCTTCTCGTGCGATACAGATATTTTTCTTTGTCGACGGCAGAGGTGTCTACGATCGACAAGACTTTAATCTGTCGGCAGGCAATACCTTCAACCTACCGTCTACCTTCTCCCAAGGCACTTTCTACATTCTTGATCGGGTCAATGTACAACATTGGTTCGATATCTCCAAGTGGCAAGTCCAGGGTGGATCGGCAAACGGTGGGTGGTTTAAATGGAAGTAA
- a CDS encoding ferredoxin codes for MKVLVDKDKCIGCGSCVSVCPEVFELSANGKAEIKTGADLEAHKDKVQEAVDVCPVQAISVE; via the coding sequence ATGAAAGTTTTAGTTGACAAAGACAAATGCATTGGCTGCGGTAGCTGCGTCAGCGTTTGTCCAGAAGTATTCGAGCTTAGTGCCAATGGTAAAGCCGAGATAAAAACAGGAGCTGATCTGGAAGCGCATAAGGATAAGGTACAAGAGGCAGTTGATGTTTGTCCGGTACAAGCAATTTCGGTAGAATGA
- a CDS encoding response regulator, whose product MSKILIIEDEESLSDMYRLRLEKEGYQIFTASRGKQGIEIAKKEQPDLILLDIVMPEMDGYEVLEKLKSDNKTKNLRVFFLTNMGQDEEIKRGMDLGAESYIIKSSLTPSALVLRLQEKLGIQSSAITKENKNIVSGDKKDELGVQSCKGVRLLMIEDNEAIIDMYKLRLEKEGVIVEVAKNGAWGLKAAEKGIYDIILLDMVMPALHGLETIKVLKKNSKTANIPVLVFSNSAQEGDMKEAKAAGAENYFIKSDITPATLIREIKKYCPVVLLKKTDS is encoded by the coding sequence ATGTCAAAAATTCTCATTATCGAAGACGAAGAATCATTGTCCGATATGTATCGGTTGCGTCTTGAAAAAGAAGGTTATCAGATTTTTACCGCCAGTCGCGGTAAACAGGGAATTGAGATTGCCAAAAAAGAACAGCCGGATTTAATTTTGCTTGATATTGTTATGCCGGAGATGGACGGCTATGAAGTTTTGGAAAAATTAAAATCCGACAATAAGACAAAAAACTTGAGAGTGTTTTTTTTGACTAATATGGGTCAGGACGAAGAAATAAAACGCGGCATGGACTTGGGAGCCGAAAGTTATATTATTAAATCCAGCCTTACTCCCAGCGCTTTGGTTTTACGTTTGCAAGAAAAACTTGGAATTCAATCGTCGGCAATTACAAAGGAAAATAAAAATATTGTCAGTGGTGATAAAAAAGATGAGTTGGGCGTGCAAAGCTGTAAGGGCGTTCGGTTGTTAATGATAGAAGACAACGAGGCAATAATTGATATGTATAAACTACGTTTGGAAAAAGAAGGGGTGATTGTAGAGGTGGCTAAAAACGGTGCCTGGGGTCTGAAAGCGGCGGAAAAAGGAATTTATGACATTATTTTATTAGATATGGTTATGCCGGCATTGCATGGTCTAGAGACAATCAAGGTCTTGAAAAAAAATTCAAAGACTGCTAATATACCGGTGCTTGTTTTTTCTAACTCAGCTCAGGAAGGTGATATGAAAGAAGCCAAAGCAGCGGGTGCGGAAAATTATTTCATAAAATCAGATATTACTCCCGCAACGTTAATTAGGGAGATTAAAAAATATTGTCCGGTTGTTTTGTTAAAAAAAACGGACAGCTAA